Proteins co-encoded in one Flavivirga eckloniae genomic window:
- a CDS encoding DUF5689 domain-containing protein produces the protein MNQINKLLILSMITMGFSCVNDDEYSIPNPDGTGDIVIPENQLITFKAVYERYKQALNNGHFVAVIEEDLYIEGYVISSDQAGNFFEELIIQNKTDDSNPDHDPRLGLKLKVNVGNLSDTYEFGRKVYVKLKGLTIGESRGVLAIGRGEDPKIEQIQEFEYRNIIIRTPEVAVITPKINSLIHLTETDESTLIQLDNLQINRFNLGLSYAGESTDDFDGLRVLENCESGASIVLQTSTFSSFKSLPLPQQKGSVQGILSRDYKNRFNVLILNSSSDITFNQDERCDPLELDCGLAPTLGSGNLFYEDFESQKNNKLITGNGWTNYIEAGNKGWEAYSTKSTNASLGRSARFKSASSGDNSNIGWLITPAINLDTQEGETLRFKTSNSLADSSYLEVLYALDWDGTETNITSATWSVLSAAYVVKDTDSFVPWFNSGSVDLSCITGTVHIAFKYTGSGHETFDGVYELDEVSIDCSLP, from the coding sequence ATGAATCAAATAAATAAGCTTTTAATCTTAAGTATGATTACTATGGGTTTCTCTTGTGTAAATGATGATGAATATAGCATTCCAAACCCAGATGGAACCGGGGATATAGTCATTCCTGAAAATCAGTTAATAACCTTTAAAGCCGTTTATGAGCGGTATAAGCAGGCATTAAACAATGGGCACTTCGTTGCAGTTATAGAAGAAGATTTATATATAGAAGGCTATGTGATATCAAGTGATCAGGCAGGGAATTTTTTTGAAGAACTCATAATTCAAAATAAAACAGACGATAGTAATCCAGATCACGATCCAAGATTAGGGCTTAAATTAAAGGTGAATGTTGGAAACCTTTCCGATACCTACGAGTTTGGAAGAAAAGTATATGTTAAGCTAAAAGGCTTAACCATTGGCGAGTCTCGAGGTGTTTTAGCCATAGGCAGAGGCGAAGACCCTAAAATAGAACAAATACAAGAATTTGAATACCGAAATATTATAATAAGAACCCCGGAGGTTGCTGTAATTACTCCTAAGATTAATTCATTAATTCATTTAACTGAAACTGATGAAAGTACATTGATTCAATTAGATAACTTGCAAATAAATAGGTTTAATTTAGGGCTTTCCTATGCAGGTGAATCTACAGACGATTTTGATGGTTTAAGAGTTTTAGAAAATTGCGAATCCGGGGCTTCTATTGTATTACAAACAAGCACTTTTTCAAGTTTTAAATCGCTACCGCTACCACAACAAAAAGGGAGTGTACAAGGTATTTTAAGCAGAGACTATAAGAATCGTTTTAATGTGCTAATTCTTAATAGTTCGTCCGATATAACTTTTAATCAGGACGAGCGTTGCGATCCTCTGGAATTAGATTGCGGATTAGCTCCAACACTTGGAAGTGGAAATTTGTTTTACGAAGATTTCGAATCACAAAAAAACAATAAGTTAATAACCGGAAATGGCTGGACTAATTACATAGAAGCTGGTAACAAAGGATGGGAAGCCTATTCTACAAAATCAACCAATGCATCCTTAGGAAGATCGGCCAGGTTTAAATCAGCAAGTTCAGGCGATAACAGTAATATAGGATGGCTAATAACACCTGCCATTAATCTGGATACACAAGAAGGCGAAACCTTACGCTTTAAAACCTCTAACAGTTTAGCAGACAGTAGTTACCTAGAAGTGTTGTATGCTTTAGATTGGGATGGTACAGAAACCAATATAACTTCTGCAACCTGGAGTGTACTATCTGCGGCTTATGTAGTAAAAGATACCGACTCTTTTGTGCCTTGGTTTAATTCGGGAAGCGTGGATTTATCCTGTATTACAGGTACAGTACATATTGCTTTTAAATATACAGGTAGTGGTCATGAAACCTTTGATGGAGTCTACGAGTTGGACGAGGTTAGCATTGATTGTTCTCTTCCTTAA